The DNA segment taattatgggttataagtAATATGAATAtgtccttaatgagtctattttcaagagaatcaGACAGGAAAATTATctgaatcccgtactaagagataaataaatattcgtgaagaaaggtcgaagatgttaaacagcaaaataggggagaatttaaagaataaactgtagttatggctagactaaaaattctgaaaattttatggtaagaagatatgtgagtctagtttcaaggaaaattattggatcttaatttggagttccatagctccagagataaataatttagtgactatgactcaagaaaacagcttaactggactttgaataaataaagAGCAATTGAAAAATatcatgttaatacattgcttattattttcatacgagcttactaagcataaaaatTACTCccttctttccatttcttttagtgttgtcaggtcagcttggggttggagatcgtggGAGGCAGCATCAAACTATCGAGACATCATCTTTGgagtattgatatatatatatacaaacgatttcaagtgagtggcgtgtatagggacttagttttatgatagatgtcATTATGATTAgcaaaatgtattggcttatattgattcattttatatagccatgagatgtggcttataatggttatggcttgtaagcctatttttCCATGCTAAGTTCTAATGCTTATGATGTGAATATGCTTGTTGAAAATGCATGATTGGTGTATAACATGTGTGTATGATGAATGCTTCATGACTAATCGAACTGGTCATTGCTCTGAGAAAGTGCATGATAGGGAAATAAGATGATGTTGATTGAACTTGAATGCTTAAGTTCTAAAGAAATAAGTGATGAGTGGATAATTCTAGATTATTAGTAAATGTGGTGCAATAGTAAGACTAATGGATATGGATGATTGCATCTAGACTTGATATTGTAGGAGTATGCAAAATACGGGAACgatgacatgttaatgttaagaataTATCTTAATGAAGGaggctaaatcattaaaatgatgccatgatctgtgtccacacgggcgtgtgactctgttTCAttagaaaaatttctaagtttttctcaGAGCTTTTCGAAGTTCTCtgtttagtcctgaaccctttctaaagtatgttttgggcttcgtaaacccaaaacagggactatgtgcatgtgattgaatgttttaaaatatgaatgaaattttatggcccggtttgcatgattgtttgtgtttaagtccggtaacgcctcgtaccctgtcccggtGTAGGACACGGGTAAGGTGTGTTACAAGAGAATAGATCTAACTaatttccttctcaaaatactTTCTCAATTCACCTGAAATTATTCTCAAAAGAAgccaaaaatattctgaaatttctcCAGCTTCTTAAATCAAGATTTTCATTCAACGAATTTAGAGCGAATCAAAGGTAATTTTCAATCCTAAACTTGCTTTATGAAGATTAAAAACATATTTGCATGATTTAAGAGTCAATTAAAGgatttttttatcaatgtcatatTCTTCAAAAGTTAAGGTGCTTTAATtgtggatcttgaattttgagaggaaatccacaaatcaatggatgttccaactcaaaatggatctattaaaaggtttttggttttatttgtcaaaattaaacatgatttgtgaggtaatttGTAGAAAAtcgaatttcatcatcttcctgaattaattttctagatttttgtgaaattgattaaTGCTTAGTTTATGtgtatttggtttatttttgatgtttggaagtgattaggagggCCGAAAAGATCGATTTTGTAAGGAATCGAGTTTTCGACTTGATGTTACAAATTCGGTAAGGTATCTTTGTGAGTGAATTACAATTAGCATAGTTAATTAAAATTGCGTTTAGTATAGCTTTGGAAAGGTGGTAATGTCTATTTTTCCTCTGTTGAAGCTCCGAGTCTCGAAGAGGACTGAGATAACCGGAATTGAAGCTTAAAATTGCCTAGTTGATCACTTATTGTGATAGAAATTGTGTGGTGAGTGTTTCTAAGGGTGATTTAGTAAATTGACcctaaattatgtttaaatagtaccttaaatgatgattaaaattaattaattatggatagATGGTTGATTTTGTAAGATTGATATTAAATGTGCAaaaattgaatttgtattgaaaaaaaaaggtaagtGAGCTTTTGGGTGGTGTTGtgctatttaattagattaatctTGTTGATGATTTAAAACATGTGTACTGAAATTTTCGATCATGTTATGTTGAAGTTACAATTGGTAATTGAttatgagaaattgtgaaatgaattgcttgatttaatTGGGTATTAAATGCTATGTTACATATTACACCTAAGCATCTTGTCACTTTAAATTGAGCACACTAATGATTGATTTATATGAtatgtttgattgaatatattggcaacatgcatggtggatccattggatatagttggcatgccataggatttatgggtactcacctttatttgtgtcattgtgagcatatggctctaggTGGACTGATTTGTTTAGAGTAGATATGGGAGTGTTAAGCATGAGTTTCTATTCAATGGGTTATTTGAGGCGCTATAAGGGAGCTTGTGCTTCGGCCTGCTCAACTCGGTGgattgtatttgatatttgtgggagTTTGGAGATCCGTTTATCAGATGTATGATCACCTGGTTAAGCCATTAGAAATGGATGCCAATATATTTTTGTGTGATTGTTGCTATATCAATTGATGATTGAAAGCTATGAATAATTGATTTTTGCTATTGAAAATGCTTATGGAAATTAAATtggcatgtttaattatttttgtctGACAATTGGTGAATAATTAGTTGTGAATTAAGCATGAATTGGATGTTAATTTACTTGttgtttttattaacattcactgagctttttaaagTTCACACCCTCACATTCGTGTAGATATTAGTCGGGATTGAGGAGATGAGGAGCcgagcaagagagttccaagagatttagGCTCGGTAGGGACTTTATTATGCATTTTAGAGATTGCAGTTGAGCATTGTTGAACTTTTGGGAAGTAGttgattttggttgtaattgaACTTTGGacatttatttttgatggttttataataactttgaggcatgtttgagtttaattattgaatgatttatggtgttttgttgcttgataacacagtgtgtgaagcatgaaattttttcTAACGATTGATTAAATGGAGCTTCCATGGAGAGGTTTACTAGCCACTGAGGCGCgccacttgtttgatttattcggtgtttgttatgcatgaaattgattgCCTAATTCTATTTAACTAAGGCTTAATTGATGTCcataaattcaattaaaggtgtatgtatatttatgttaattaatCGTAGTTTAATTGGGTTTAATTGGTCATTAAAAGATACAAAATCGGGTTTTAAAATGAGTCACTCACAAAAATAGGTGCAGTGGttttcacacaggcgtgtgggttGTGACACAGGCATGTTGAAACTGGAGCTatcccacatgggcatgtgggatTTCTACACAAGCGTGTGCGGTCTGCCAAAAGTTTTTCAGGACACAAATACAGGCATTTAATGACGCACAATCTGGGGGACATAGCTGTGTGGGTTTTTGGGGGTttgaatttttgtctttttaaatttgtattttaatttgtttaaattacgATTTAGCCCTAAAAATTAATTAGTCTAATTACAGCCCTAGATGATAACGAAACTTGGTAAATTTTAGGATTAGTCTCGTAATGGGTAAAATTCGATAGAAACACATTTAATTTGTAACTcgaaataggtccttatagattatatttgttacaatttagtccataatagtAAAAAATTGAATTAGACATAGCAAACGAACTcaatttaagctaaaatttttaggcttacataattttgattaaaagaAGGTCAATAAACATTTAGATCTAAAATCGGGTTAGTTTTACCATAGGTGGTAAAATAACGAAAATacccttaggttaaattacctagaaaagtttaaaattggctcaTAATTTGCTTCTACAttaatatataactaatatttagataagattgaggtgttataaggtctaGATGTGTCTTGGGTGGCCGTTAGAcggagagtcacttaggtggctaatgtaacacTTCAAATTTGGGCCGGTTCGTCCCAATTAGGTTTAGGTGtcacatttggtggtatcagagccaagttaggCTGCTTGAATATTAATGATCTTGTATTATGATGTTTGCTTGCTTGTGatgattaaaaattttgtatttttgccTATGTATAATCTTTGTGATATAAGTTGTTCTTGGGGTAGGATTGGGAACACAAAGCCCTATAGGAGCTATACTTAGTTAATCTTAAATCTCTTGCCACTATTCCTTCCTGATACATTTTCTTTACTCTCATCTTTAGTATAGGATTGTTGTTATGCCTTTGTGTTGTGATCGGGGTAGTACGGATGACAATGTGCCACCGCGGGATGATGTTCAGATGGGCGGCGTTGAGCAATTCATGTCTTAGATGGTTGGAGCACTACAATGTATTACTAGTGTCGCGTTGCTCTGGCTCGTCAAGGTTTGCCATTGGAGTGTTTATGAGCTCTTGGAGGTAAGGAGTTTCGTGGTGTTAGGGTGGCGATCCGACATGTATAGAGTATTGGTTGAAAGGTGTCATTCTTATTTTATGCTAGATGTGTTGTTCTGACGAGGATAAGTTGGTTTGTGCCGTGTCACTACTGACAGACGAGGCTCACAGATGGTGTATGACTGTCAAGAGGGGTACTGCACTGGATCATTTTACTTAAGAATTCTTCTTAGCATCATTTCATAGAAATTTTATGGGCGAGCAGTATCTCGAGGCTACAAAATGAGGTTTATGAATCTTGTTCAGGGTACTCTGTCGATAGACGAGTATAAGGATAAGTTTGTTCGGTTGAGCCAATATGTTCCCGAGTTGGTGTCTTCTGAGGTGAATTGTTGTAAGAGGTTCAAGTTTAGACTAAATCGTGAGATTAAGCTCTATCTGGTTGCTCAGAATACTAAGGTCTTCGACGAGTTAGTTGAGAAGGCTCATACGTTAGAGGAGGCTTTGGGGGAGAAGCACAAAGTTGCTTTATCTGGAGCTGTCAAGAGGTCGATTGAGGCTGCTAGTGGTTATGGTCGTAAGATTAAGGTAGGTCATTTCGGTAGATCTGAATGATACCGGTGGTCATGGTAAGGATAGACAGGCTGTGAGAGTTGAGGCTAGTCCTGCTGATCAAGGGGCTGCTGCATGGCAAATATGTGAGTACTGTACTCGATGTCATCGTTGTGAGTGCTGGAGGATGACGAGTGCTTGTCTTATTTGTGGTTCAATGGGGCACCGTGTGAGTGACTGCTCGGGAAAGCCATTGTTGTTCATGATCAGCTTGTTTCTACTGTTGCACCTGCTCTTGCTTGAGGGAGAGACCATGGTAGAagtggtggtggtagaggtgctAGTTAGTGTGGTGCTACTCAAGGTAGTGATGATAGTCCAGCTCGAGTTTGTACAGTGAGGGAGCCTCGGACTAGAGAGGCCACAGATGTTATCGCAGGCACTTCTACTCTACAGTCATTTCCTCTGCTAGCATCAATTGATTCTGGTGTAATGAGGTCATTTATCCTTAGGGACGTAGTTAGAGAGTTAGGGATTGCTGAAGAAACATCTAGATTGAATGTTACAGTTAAGAGCTCTTTAGGTTATAGTGTAGTGGTGGATCGGGTATATCGTCATTGTTCTTTGATGGTTCAAGGACAAGTGTTTCTGGTTGATCTGCTTGAGTTGTCGTTTTAGGGTTTCCACATCATTCTGGGTATGAATTGGTTGTTTGAGCATCAGGCTAAGGTAGATTGCGAGGTGAAGGTGGAGTTGATAGTTCGAAAGTTGTTGCTTTTGGTGAGGAATTTGAGTTGTTGTCGAATGTGATTTCTTCATTTTGTGCTGAGAATTTGGTCGGAAAATGTTGTAAAACTTATCTAGCCTATATCCTAAATATCGATAGTAAGGAGATGAGGTTGGATGAGATTCAGGTTTTCTGTGATTTtctagatgtgtttcctgaggaattaccTGATATACTGCCagatagagaagttgagttcggtGTTGAGCTCTATCCTGGTACTGCTCCAGTGTCTGTTGTGCAGTATCACATGGCACTTAAGGAGTTGACAGAGTTGAAACTAAAATTGCAAGAGTTGTTGATCATGGGTTAATTCGTCTGACTGTGCCTTCGCGGGGAGTAtcggtgttgtttgtgaaaaagaaggatgggacTTTGAGGCTGTGCATCGATTATCACCAGTTGAATAAGTTAACCATTAacaataaatatccgataccaaggattgatgatgtGTTTGACCAGTTTCAAGGAGCTTCAATTGTCttaaagattgatttgaggtctagGTATTATCCGTTGAAGTTTAAGGATTCAAATGTGATGAAGACTGCtttcaggactcgttatggttaTTACGAGTTCCTTGTCATGACATTCAGGTTAACGAATGTACTTGCCATATTTATGGAcatgatgaatcgagtattccattCCTACATGGATCGGATCATATTGGTTTCCATAGGTGATATATTGGTGTATTATTGATTAGAGGATAAGCATAATGAGCACTTGAGAGTGGTTCTGCAAGTTTTGCgggagaagcagttgtatgcgaagttaagcaagtgtgagttttggctttgtgAGTGGTTTTCTGGATCATGTCATTTTAGCAGAGGGTAGTCGGTTGATTCGAAGAAGGTTGAGGCGATTTTGGATTGGAAGCTGCCAAAGACTATTTCTGAGGTCAAAAGTTTCTTGGGGTGAGCTAGTTATTACTGTCGCTTTGTCGAGGGGTTTTCTCCTTTGGAAAAGTTGCTTCAGAAGAACAATGCCTTTGAGTGGACTGATGAGAGGCAGAAGTTTTTTGAGAAGATGAATTTGGTTTTGACTAAAGCACCTATGTTGACACAACAGTTATTCATTAAGGAGTATGTAGTCTACAATGATGCTTCTTAAACGGGACTGgattgtgtgttgatgcaagagggtaggGTAGTTGCTTATGCATTGAGGCAGTTGAGGCCGTATGAGTGtaactatccaactcatgatttggagttaacTACCGTAGTCTTCGCGCTCAAGATTTGGCGTCACAACCTGTAGGGTGAGAAGTGTGTGATATACACttatcacaagagtcttaagtatctccTAATTTAGAAAGAGTTGAGCTTGACACAGAGGCACTGgatcgagttgttgaaagattatgatgtGTGATCGAGTATCATCCAGGGAAGGCAAACATAGttactgatgctttgagtcacAAATCTCTGTTTGAGAGCTATGTTTGCGAGGTTTTTATCTTTGATGATGGGGGTCTGTTGGCTGAACTTCAGGTGAGGCCAATTCTTTTGCAACATATTTGTGAGCGTCAGCCTTTAGATGAGAGTTTGGCTCGTCGTATTTGTCAAGTTGAGTCAGGTGTTCAAGGGGATTTTGATCTCAACTCTAATGgtgttctgtgttttcgaggttGCTTGTGTGTTTCGGAGGACGAGGATCTAAGGCTCTTGATTCTTACCGAGGCTCATAATTGTCCTTTTTCTATGCATCCCAATGGGAATAAGATGTATCAGGATCTTCGAGTTGAAGAAGGATGTTGCTAACTTTATTGGGAGATATTTGGTTTTTCAGAGGGTGAAAGTCGAACATCAGCATCCattgggtttacttcagcctattcaGATTCTAAACTGGAAATAGGAGCAGATTACGCTGGATTTTGTTTCGGATTTGCCTTTGACTTCGACACGTAAGGATTCAATTTGGATGATTGTGGATAGGTTTTCGAAGTCTGCAGATTTTCtacttttataattattaagttattattttaaGCACGAAATTAAAAGCCCGAAATTCGTAATTCCTGTCATAATCCCGTTCAAAAATTCTGCTCCGGCAGTTTTCATTAAaacagtcataacttgagcttttaaactcaaaatcaagtgattcaaaatGCGTTTCGAAGTTAAGAGATAGATATTTTAACACCATGAGACATCTCAACTCAAAAATGCTAGAATCCCATCCAAAAGGTCATCCCAATTCTGCTAATTTCCCAAGCTTGAAATTTGGCAGCTTTAGTgattggaatttaataaatttcaccccatctgtAAATATATAATTCTCCCTTTCCTTAAAAAGATCCAACCTCAAATCTTGTCTTTGATCAAATCCTGAAATATTCCGTGTCCtcaaccgtgtaactcactgagatGCCCcacccatgtgccaagccgtgtaactctctgagttgccacacatgcccatgtgccaggccgtttGCTAGCCCTTGTAACTCAGTGACTTGGAACactaaaaaaatctcaaataacacacgaccgtgtcgctaggccgtgtgacagcctgtgtgaacccaaaatttacctaagaTCAAACCATTTCATAACGAATTCATGCATAATTAACCAATCCATTTGTGCACACTTTCAATAGACTTAAGCATCATTTAAATACACATAATCATGCTATTTCAAACAacctaattcacctaaccaatatgtcattcaaaggcaccaaaaTTGTATCCAAACATCATTTACCTCAACATGTCAATATTGTCATTTTCCAAACATAATAACCTAGTTCAAATACgtactaaaacatgtcataagtaaccattttcaagccatcatCAACATTCCGAAAGAACCTTATAAACAAGCAtttgaaaatgaccaaaatgacataatttgGTGAGAAGATAAGGttcaccaaaccaaacatgaaattcaaaagtcatacatattAAATCACCATTAAGAAATTTACAAAGTACCATTACTAAACAAACTATACACGCCATTATTAACATTggtcaaaatacacaaaatctaccAAATTAGTTACTGGAcagtgtgataggtctctgatGAGCTTCCAACCGGTCGAGCTTTTGATAAtgtataaaacaaaggaaaataactacgtaagcaatgagtgcttagcaaactcgtataaactttaaacataacttaccacgTCCAATAATACAATTCATGGATTAAGTATAAACCattaccaatgccataagcttagtaGAAGTATATACAACATCATCAATttcacaagttagtatacttgttcatgatacataTGAACTCAACCGTAAGATATGTAgtttaccatatatatacatcacatataactCATCAATGTTGCCATAagatcatgattcattccatttgcatacttactattcatttccattttcttacccgttgaaccatctagaattatatcggatactcgggaaaggttacacatagtgtgcctttacatataactgtaacatttcctttacatcaatgctcacacaagctgtgaaataagctttctcacacgagctgtaggttggaatgtaagctacatgatgctgctcacaggAGCTATAGAGAATCCATAaaaaatgcaagacctcagccatcaataggacattcaagaccaacactcgaaacatgaaatccctaatgacatgtcattcatatcctaagaattcttaaggttcaaccgagactcattatccgtcaattcatcataacatggatatatttatatatagattCATTTATATTGAAACATCTTAGTAaacattcaatttagctaataTTAAAACGATCACAGTTCATACGTACTTACCTTGATAACTAAGGTGTAGAAGTAAAGTCAAACTAATttgaagctttagcttttcctcgatttaagtctgaatgtggtttatcttgatctaaatagataattttaatcaattaagtacttctaatattcaatttaatccatatttcatatttatgcaaaattaaaaatttcccctaacattttaactttttacaatttagtccttaagcatATAACTTGAATATAAttcattttagcctaaatccAATTTAAACCATGTTACAATGGACCTTGAAACAGTCCATTATTACTAACAATTCACAACAAAACCCTTGGATTtattcttttaacaatttaatccctatttccaaaattcaacaaaaatcacttaacaaaacatgtttatttcacaaccaagaTGAATAATCTATCACTTAGCTTCAAAACCTATCCAAAAACAACCATGGAAAGTCcctcaatctttaacagtttttcaGATTAACCCTCGGGAtagctagactaagctaaaacaaactcaaaaaacataaaaaatcattaaaaatggggcttgaatTCACTAACATGCAAGATGGAAGCCTAGTCGAATGCTCAAACCCTATGTCAATGATGATTTTCGGTGGAAAAATGAAATGGGGAAGAATATGAGCTTAATTCCTTtagttattttagctttatttaccaaattactattttaacttttaaaactatcaaaatttctACAAAACCTTGTCCATGCACATCCACGAAAAtcttaaatggtatatttaccattcaagtcctttaATTTAAGATTGCATAGCCATTAGAtgcctttagctaatagaactcaagctttataatttttacggtttagttctttttacctaattaatcattgaaacatcaaaatttctggacgaaattttaatacgaccttaataaaatcttgtagacattaaaataaatattaaaatactaattcactagtcagaattgtggtcccgaaaccattgtttttgacaccaccaaaaattggctattacagtcattttggtactattttgtttcaactaatttatttaaaatattagacatcctaaATTAAAACCCTAtgccaaaatttgaatttatttgtttcaaaatatttctcttaattttatatttcaatcaaattaaatatctgtatatatatttatcttaaaataacatacaatgatgttggcaagcataataatagttgaataaattaaaacaacctcatataagacttcaaatttaaaccaaaataatttgaataaaggaaaaTCCCATCTTAAGGTATCagacactccattaatatttcatctttggacaaaattttaacttgtaagtgatatcttcATGTAGTAATCAAACACTAGCAATAAAAACATGTCAAATAATAAATCTTCCTTTGGACTGATTTATTGCTCACGTGTAAAACGAAATAATCATAACATGTTTATTACCACAATCGTatatgtaattttgttaaatattaacctTTCTTTGGGCCAATCAATATTAACATTGCTTAATTTACATGcacacaaccttttatattttaaaacaaaataatttcaataacagAGGCCACTTTGGCaacttattatttaaattaatttattttaaagtatatataaaaatataccaatattcaaaatttaaaatttccataatAGTTAAAGgtcaaaactaatatttttattgctttatagtttccgaaataacccaaaataagatTGCCTTAATGCCACCATCAAAAcctaaaaccttaatttttaattgatttaactaaaatataatgatGATGAATTAGTCATAGAACAAAAACAATTCCTTTTACCAACTAGAAAATTCCATCATTATGATGCCATGATTGATGCTTAAAAAACATAATTCGTTTATATTTGCACTAAAGCATCCAACATCAAAATTctcagaaaagaaaaaacatggaatatgaaaataaaaaacaacaatAGAGCATGCTCAGATgggaaattaaattcaaaatttataaccAAAATTCAATGATACGAATGATAATGGAAACATAATCATAAAGTTTGTCCAGGTCGCGGATTTGATTAGGGCTCTAAACGTTCGAAAATGAAACTTGGAGTTTGACACGTCCACAGTTGAATCCtagtcaaataaaaataaataaatataataataaatcaaagattggataataaagaagaaaataaagaatataGATGAAAAAGATAGAATATGGTattcctaagaagccttggaaacacgaagGA comes from the Gossypium hirsutum isolate 1008001.06 chromosome A06, Gossypium_hirsutum_v2.1, whole genome shotgun sequence genome and includes:
- the LOC107963031 gene encoding uncharacterized protein, whose product is MRFMNLVQGTLSIDEYKDKFVRLSQYVPELVSSEVNCCKRFKFRLNREIKLYLVAQNTKVFDELVEKAHTLEEALGEKHKVALSGAVKRSIEAASGYGRKIKDRQAVRVEASPADQGAAAWQICEYCTRCHRCECWRMTSACLICGSMGHRVSDCSGKPLLFMISLFLLLHLLLLEGETMVEVVVVEVLVSVVLLKSFPLLASIDSGVMRSFILRDVVRELGIAEETSRLNVTVKSSLGYSVVVDRAKVDCEVKVELIVRKLLLLVRNLSCCRM